In the Planctomycetaceae bacterium genome, AAAACCAGCAACCGCAATGATAAGAAACAGAAGTACATTCAGGATGGCGGTTTCAACTTCCACGGCGGACAGCAAAAGGCTCTGCTTTTCTTCCCAGGTTCGTATGCTGACGGCGAACGGCGGGAAGGCGGCCTTCAGTTTCGCGACAACCTGTGCAGCATCCTGGTAGTCCTTCAGTCGAATATGGATGGCCGAAATATGGTCGACTCCATCCACGATCATTGCGCGATTACGCTGGAGTTCTTCAAGATTCATCAACACGATGCTGGAATCATATTCGCTCATTCCACTGCGAAAGATATCAGAGACAGTCGCTGTAAATTTGACGACATCAGGTGGCTGACTTGCTTTGACCGTCGAAAGAATGACGTCGTCGCCGGGATTCACCATCATGACCTTCTGAAGCTTCTTGGTTTCAGGGTTGAGGACCTGGAAGCTGACAATACCTTCACCGAGATAGACCCGAGCGGCGAGCGGCTCGGTGGAAATCGCTGCATCGGGGATATCAAAATGTTCGTCGAACGGGAGATCAATCGGCGACTCGGCCGCAGCGGAACCTGGCGTCATTTCCGTTGAAGCATCGCTCACGGCATCCGAAGCCCTGGCGATGTTCACCGGCGTGGTACTGTCGCCTGCCAGATCGAATGTGGGTTCTTCGACTGCTGCCTGAAGATTGTCCCCGGGATCTGAGTTGGTTTGGGGCAGATGGTCGAACGTTGGCGTGATTGATCGCTGTTGAAGCTGCATTGAATTCAGCTCCTTCACCTGCCGACGATATTCAATCGCTTCCGGGGTGAGTGTCCATCCCAGTGGCGTGTCCGGCGAACGCAGAGCCGGCCGGGTGACAACTCCGTCCTCGATGACCGCGTTGTAGCTGTCCAGATAGTCCTGTAGCGGGCCTACCTGTGCCTTACCTGCCGGATCAATGCCAACGATGCTGACCTGAGCAACGAACATCTCGCCACTCCAGGGGTCAGTGCATGAAATCATGCCGGGTACTTCTACTGTGGGCGTCATCGCGGCGATATAATCACCGGCAGCTTCGCGCACAATCTGCATTTGGCTCTGGCTGTCAGCGATTCCGTCCATGCTCTTGGATTCAACAACGATATCCGCCAGGAAGTTGTGAAGGCGGTCTCGCATCTCATTCGCAAAACCAGCCATCACACTGTTCACCACGATCATCGTGGCAACACCCAGCATGACGCTGATGATGCAGGCGAGGGCAATGTATTTGGTTCGAAGATAACGAACACAAAGCAGCAGCTTGTACATAGTTGGCACTCCGTTGCCCCGGGAAATCAGCTTTCCCGGATTAATCCTGTTTCTTGTCTTCCTGCTTGTCTTTTCCACCTTCATTTTCGTGCCGCAGAAGCGGGAAGAAAATGATATCGCGGATGCTGCGGCTGTTCGTCAGCAACATCACCAGACGGTCGATTCCAATTCCCAGTCCACCCGCTGGAGGCATCCCTACTTTTAATGCTTTGACGAAGTCGTGGTCCATTTTTGCCATCGAATCTTCTTCATCCTGACCTTCCAGTTGAGTCAGGAACAGTTTTTCCTGCAGTCGAGGATCGTTGAGTTCTGTGTAGGCGTTTGCCAGTTCCATCCCCCGCACAAACAGTTCGAAGCGTTCGGCAATGGCCGGATTGTCCTGCTTTCGCTTGGTCAGCGGACAAATGGCTGCCGGGTAGTCAATTACAAAGATGGGACCCTTCAGATTGTCTTCCACCGTGGCTTCGAACACTTCGCTCACAACGACATCCGGGTGCATTCCGGTTGTGTCGATCCCCAGCGATCGGGCTTTGGCTTCTACAGCGCTGGCATTTGTCATGTCGCAGCCTGCATGTTCCAGAAACAGGTCGGCGTAGGTTCGTCGAGGCCAGGGAGGTGTCAAATCCACAGAGTCGCCCTCTTCACCCCATGGTATGATCAGCGAATCTCTGATTGCTTTGGCCGCATTCGTGACGATCTTTTCGGTCAGATCCATCATTGACCGATAATCTCCATAAGCCTGGTAGATCTCAATCATCGTGAATTCGGGATTATGCGTCGCGTCCACGCCTTCGTTTCGAAAAACGCGACCAATCTCAAAGACCCGCTCGATGCCGCCAACCATCAACCGCTTCAGATGCAGTTCAAGTGCGATCCGAAGATAAAGCTCCATATCCAGCGTGTTATGGTGCGTGATGAAGGGCCTTGCCGCAGCTCCTCCGGCCACGGCGTGTAACACAGGCGTTTCAACCTCATTGAACTTTTCACCGCGAAGTGTCTGACGAACTGAATCGATGATTGCAGAACGTTGCAGCATTCGATCCAGGACACCGTCGTTGTAGATGAGGTCCAGATACCGCTGGCGGAGAAGTGTTTCAACATCCTGGACCGAATGGAACTTCTCCGGCGGCTGAGCCAGTGATTTACATAACACGGTCAATTCCGAGACCTTAACCGACGGTTCACCCGCATCAGTTCGCCAGGTTGTACCATCGATCCCGATCAGGTCACCCAGATCCAGCGCGCCCATCAGTTCCCATTGCTGGTCGCTCAGGTCGCCGCGGGAGAACAGCAGCTGAATGCGTCCCGTCTGATCCTTGATATCGTAAAACCGAAGCTTGCCAGCCTTACGACGCAACATGATGCGGCCGGCAATTCGCACGGTGGGGCCGTTGACGCCCGCTTCGGCGGGAACCTGCTCTCTCGCCGTTGCGATCCCTGTGTGGTTGTCGAATCGCTGTCCCCACGGATCCTGGCCAAGAGACTCGATTTTTTCGAGCTTCTCAAGTCGTGCAAGTTCGAATCGATCCGGTTTCTGTGGCGCCGTCATGAGTTCACGTGTGAGGTCTGTTTTCCGTCCGCACTGGCGAACGTCGGAAAATGACAACTGTTTTGAGAAGAGAGTGAGAATGGGCCAGTGCTGATTGGTGGACTCAACAACGGCGGAAAACCGGCGGATCTTGCTGAAATCAGCCGTTCAGGTCAATCCCATCCCGGTTCTCGATCAATTTCGCCGGATCCTGCCGGGATCACCGGATCCGCTACGGATTCCATGCCCAGAGATACCACACGGGTCAGAAGGGCACAGAATTGGTCAGGGAACTTCCCGGACAGCAGAAGGGAGTCTCCCGAAGGTGTGACGTTGACTTCCCGGGAATTTCACGCCAACTGAGTTTCAATTGACGCCGACAGACCGAAGAAACTGGCTGCCACAGACAATGGTTGCGGCACACTGAACGGCTTCGTAGATCGCTTCGTCCGAGATTTCCAGCTGACGTGCCTTCGCAACGTGGGAGGATGTACAGGGTTTACATCCGTTCAGGTTGCTGAGTGAGAGGTTGATCAGTTCCACCGTTTGATGGGTCAGAGATGTCCCGCTGAATGTATGGGCTCGCAGTCCGACAGACATCCCGTCAAACACGTCTGATCCGCTGATATCGCGGAACTTGAACAGCACATTGTACATGGAGTTTGTTGATCCAACTGCCATGGCTTCAATGACTTCCGTCGAATTGACACCCGCACGTTCAGCGTATGGCTTCAGGAACGACAGCCATGCCTGGCAGCCCATGTGCCCGCATGCCGCTGAAGCGACCAGCAGTTTTGTTTTCAGATCCAGTTTTCCTTCGCTCAGCACAAACTTGCGGAAATTCATGAAGTAGTCGTGCAACAAGGCTGGCACATTTGCGAAATAGCGGAAGATCTCGGGCACCTCTGACAACTCAAGAACCTCACGAATCCGCTCAAAGGTTTGTGCGACCTTGTCCACGGCATCCGATTCGTTAACTGGCTGGATAAGAGGTGTAGACATGGCTCTGATGGGAACTCCTGTGATAATGAAAGGGCTTTAGTGTCTTTGAATGAATGAGAGTGGATAGAATACGCAGATGCCGGAGAGGGAGTGAAATTTGGGGTTTGCAATCTCCACATTTCGCAACTTCCACATATCACTCCTGTTGAGCATGTGCGATGAATGATGGGCTGGAAGACGCTCTCCACATCTCCAACCTTTCACGAATCTGTTCAATTCATCGCGGCGCTGCGGAACCATGAGCGGCATCGTCCCTGCTGACTGTCCTTTCTGCCACGTATACAGCGAACCAAGTCACCTTTTCAATGAATAATACTGTCAGCATCTTCATGATTGGCCCATTGCGCGAGCCTGTGTTTGCAGCAACGGTCGAAGCAGTTCGGCGGAATGATGCCGTTCGAATTGCCGGGGAATTCGAAACAATTCCAGCGGCCATTCGACATCTGAAGCAGGGGGCACCGGCAGCGGACCTGACTATCGTTCTGCAAAGTTATCCTGAACAGTTTCAGCGGGCGGATATCGATCAGCTGATTTCCGCGACGATTTTCAAGTCGTTGGTCTGTTGTTTTGGTCCCTGGTGCGAATCGGATGGACGATCGGCACCACACTGGCCAACCACCGTTCGAATACCTGCTCGTTTTTGCCCGGATGCCATACTGGATGTTGTAAATGGTCTATCCGAGGGGCTGGAGCCACTTTCACCTCTCGCATCACCTGAGGAGGTTTACGCGTATCGGACCCTGGGTTCGGCTCTGAGACGGCCTGATACAAAAGATGGAATCGAGTCTGCTGTTTTGATCGGACAGGATCGAGCCCTGTTGCAAACGGTGCAGGACATCTGCCGCGAGTTCGGGATCAGGGTGGAATGCGTTACCGTCCACCAGCTGGTCGCAGGAACGATTGGTGTGACGGTGCCTCCGCAGTTGGCGTTCGTCGATCAGGATGGACTGCGTTCGGAGCTTTGGTTGAATGCCGCACAGCGTCGATTTCCCAGCGCTTGTGTTGCCGGGCTCACTTGGCACGTTGATCCAGACTTGAGCGATTCGTCGTTCCCGGTAATTGCAAAGCTCAATCTGGCTGCAGGCATCGAGGGATTATTGCGTGCTCTCACATCAGAGGTTCACCAAATGCAAGTGCTCGATGATCCTGATGACGATTAGGGATTTGCTCGCTCCTGACGTTCGGCGGAACGTTCGCTTCTTGTTTAGAAATCCTGATCGCTGAGATCTTCCTGTGTTTCGATTGCCGACTCGGGGCTTCGCGGCCGCGAACCGGCGGGGGAGACGAGTCGAGCGTAAACCGATGGCGCGATATCTTCGCTGACGAATCCCACCGATCCATCAACCCATGCAACATTGACACCGTTGGGATGCTGGGAATTCGGGGCCGCGAATCGGACATCATTTTCCGATCCCAGTCCGGCGGCGGTCCCATTGACAACAGAGCTGACACCGATCGAACTGCTTGCTTTCGAAATTGAATCGAATGGGTTTCGATAATTAGCAGGCCCCTGATCGTACGGAGCAATTGGCAGCACAAACGTGCAACGCCGCCAGTTTGGGCTTGCCCAGTTGGCTTTGGGACCGGCGTTGGCAAGACCAGCGTGTGAGTTTTCAGAGAGCAGGATGGTTTGGCTGCTGCCATCGTAGACTCTATCCAGAGAAAAGCTTCCGTGACTCCACGATCTGGTGATCATCGCGGAGTCGGCGCCAGGTTCACGCACTTGCCAGAACATGCCCGTATCACGGTGGGCGTCTGCATCTTCAGCGTCGATGTCAGGTGTGGCCATAGAATTGGTGGTGTTATTGCGATTCCAGTTGATCTGACCGGCATCCCAAAAATTGTCCTTTGCACCGACCGACATGTAACCATGGTTCACGACGTAACTCAACTGGCGGGGCTCCGATGGTCTGGTCGTATCATCGGGGCAATACAAAACGCGAACAGGAATCGAACCCAGCTCTGAATTTGCAGGGCTATCAAAGGGTTGGTCGAAATTCCATCGATCGGCAATATCTCTGCGGTCCACGTACGGCAGAAGAGATACAACCCAATTCTGCATGGGGCGGAACCTCCCGCCGTCGCGGTGCTGAAATCGTTGTGATGCCGGCAAATGACCCTGATGAGCACCCGCGTAGTTGTGCATCGCCAGTGCGAGATTCTTCAGGTTATTCCGGCACGACAACAGATGCGATGAACCGCGTGTGACTCGAATTGACGGCAGAATCAATGCCAGCAGTGTTGCAACGATGGCCACAGAAACGGCCAGGTCCACAAGTGAAAATCCACCGCGTTGCGGTCGTTGCCCGAATCTCTGCCGCCCGAATATCGTTCGCCCCATTGTGTCCCCCATTCGACATTGCCGGCCAGTACGATTGCCTTCAATCCAAAGGTTGCAATCGCGTAGGGGGGAGTAACGATGTCGTGCAGCAGAGTTCCGTATCCTGCTACGGAAAAATTATCCTGATTGTCAGGAAAGATCCTTGCTGAGGAGCAACTTCGAAGACACTGCCCAAATGCATCAATCGGCACTGCGAATCAGTCTGGTGATTTGAGAACTGCGCCGAAAGACGGCTCCGGGGCGAACATGGCAGGCAGGGATCCGTCGCCCGGCGCCCGGGAAATGGCACTGCGTGGGACCGGCCCCTTCATTTGGGGTGATCCAAACTGGAAAGCGATCGCCTGGATGGTCCTCAGTTCTTTTCGATTGCACTGGAGAGCGACGCGACGCTGTTGACTTCCCCGGTCATGATGGAACGAGGGAACATCAACTTGGGGACAGCCCCAGCGCCGACCTTGCGATACAGATCCACATGCCGTTGGATATACTGATCCGGAATGCCACGATTGAGTTCATCCTGCAGAGGCTGCCGACCGACGAGCTGTTCCGCTTTGGTCCGTGCTTCTCCCGCGGTGCGGTTTCGCCCTGCATAGAACATCCAGTTGTGGTATTCGGCGAACTGCTGTGGCGAAACTCTCCAGACAGCAACGGCCAGTTTTGCCAATTCGCATGCATCAGCGTGGCCGGTGCTGCTGATGGCATTGTTGCAGCGTGGGTTCAGAGGCACGGCCAGCATAATAATTGCAAAGTCATCACCGTATTTTTCACACGCTTTCTTGATGGTTCGGTGAGTGTTTCGACAGTGTGGACACGTGTAGTCGAACATTTCCACCATGATGTATTTCGCATCGCACTTGCCAACCATGGGCCATTGAGCAGCATTCAGCCGGAACTTGTCACCAGCCACGCTGACAATTCTTGGTTCCGCTTCGCCGGCCGCTTCTTCCGTTTCGGGTTGCTGTGCTTTGGTTCCTTCAGTTGAAGTCGCTTCGTCCGATTTCGTAGTTTCATCAGCAAACGCGATCAGGATGTGATTTGTCGATCGAATGGCTCCCGGAATGATTGTCAGAACGGAAGAAATCACCGGAAGCGTTTCATCCTTTTCTGCGGATGCTGCGGCAGGTTGCCGGGGCTCAATCTCCGGAGTATCAGAGCCGCTGCGACTGACACTGGGGTTCGAGGCGCTGGATTTCGTGTCTCTGGATTCCACCACTGGCGAATCCGGGTCGCGAGCCGAGGCAGGTGATGAATCACCCGGGGCAGGCTCGATAAAGGGAGCTTCAAACACCGCGGTTGCGTCAGCAACAGGAGACTCAAACACCGGTGCGGCTTCAATTTCGCCGGGAGCCGCGAAGATCTCATCACCCGGCGGTGCGAAAATATCTGCGTCTGGAGATGCCAGCATTTCGGAACTGGATGAACCTGAAGCGGGAAGATCGAACTCCTCCACAACGAAGGTCTGGGGCGGGGGAGTCAGCAGTTGGCCAATGATCAGAACTGCCGAACACGCGGCTCCTGCGCCGCCAAATTGTCGGATCGATTTCCAGCTGATCTGCTTCTGCATCAAGACGGTGGCAACCAGCAGCAGCCCACAGGTATGCGCGACCAGGCAGTATGGGCACAGGTGTCCGATCACAAAAACTTGCAACCCGATAAACCAAAGCGCCGCGATACCAGCGGCCACAGCTCCCGCTGTGAGCGATTTCCAGGCAAGAACACGCAGGGATTCAGGGGAATTCGGACCAACAAAAACAAGGACTGCCAGAAGACTCGCATACAGTCCAACCGCGGGCACGGAGACGGGGATACCAAACCACTTCGACCAGGCGCTCGTGAGAACGTGTCCGCAATTGAAGACATCTCCCGTA is a window encoding:
- a CDS encoding FtsX-like permease family protein, whose translation is MYKLLLCVRYLRTKYIALACIISVMLGVATMIVVNSVMAGFANEMRDRLHNFLADIVVESKSMDGIADSQSQMQIVREAAGDYIAAMTPTVEVPGMISCTDPWSGEMFVAQVSIVGIDPAGKAQVGPLQDYLDSYNAVIEDGVVTRPALRSPDTPLGWTLTPEAIEYRRQVKELNSMQLQQRSITPTFDHLPQTNSDPGDNLQAAVEEPTFDLAGDSTTPVNIARASDAVSDASTEMTPGSAAAESPIDLPFDEHFDIPDAAISTEPLAARVYLGEGIVSFQVLNPETKKLQKVMMVNPGDDVILSTVKASQPPDVVKFTATVSDIFRSGMSEYDSSIVLMNLEELQRNRAMIVDGVDHISAIHIRLKDYQDAAQVVAKLKAAFPPFAVSIRTWEEKQSLLLSAVEVETAILNVLLFLIIAVAGFGILAIFFMIVVEKTRDIGILKSLGASSQGVMSIFLSYGLGLGIVGSLAGVMIGLFFVHYINEIEDGLSWLTGRRVFDEKIYYFHEIPTQVNPMMVFWVALGAIAIAVLASVLPARRASRLHPVRALRYE
- the lysS gene encoding lysine--tRNA ligase: MTAPQKPDRFELARLEKLEKIESLGQDPWGQRFDNHTGIATAREQVPAEAGVNGPTVRIAGRIMLRRKAGKLRFYDIKDQTGRIQLLFSRGDLSDQQWELMGALDLGDLIGIDGTTWRTDAGEPSVKVSELTVLCKSLAQPPEKFHSVQDVETLLRQRYLDLIYNDGVLDRMLQRSAIIDSVRQTLRGEKFNEVETPVLHAVAGGAAARPFITHHNTLDMELYLRIALELHLKRLMVGGIERVFEIGRVFRNEGVDATHNPEFTMIEIYQAYGDYRSMMDLTEKIVTNAAKAIRDSLIIPWGEEGDSVDLTPPWPRRTYADLFLEHAGCDMTNASAVEAKARSLGIDTTGMHPDVVVSEVFEATVEDNLKGPIFVIDYPAAICPLTKRKQDNPAIAERFELFVRGMELANAYTELNDPRLQEKLFLTQLEGQDEEDSMAKMDHDFVKALKVGMPPAGGLGIGIDRLVMLLTNSRSIRDIIFFPLLRHENEGGKDKQEDKKQD
- a CDS encoding carboxymuconolactone decarboxylase family protein, with the protein product MSTPLIQPVNESDAVDKVAQTFERIREVLELSEVPEIFRYFANVPALLHDYFMNFRKFVLSEGKLDLKTKLLVASAACGHMGCQAWLSFLKPYAERAGVNSTEVIEAMAVGSTNSMYNVLFKFRDISGSDVFDGMSVGLRAHTFSGTSLTHQTVELINLSLSNLNGCKPCTSSHVAKARQLEISDEAIYEAVQCAATIVCGSQFLRSVGVN
- a CDS encoding DUF1559 domain-containing protein, with protein sequence MGRTIFGRQRFGQRPQRGGFSLVDLAVSVAIVATLLALILPSIRVTRGSSHLLSCRNNLKNLALAMHNYAGAHQGHLPASQRFQHRDGGRFRPMQNWVVSLLPYVDRRDIADRWNFDQPFDSPANSELGSIPVRVLYCPDDTTRPSEPRQLSYVVNHGYMSVGAKDNFWDAGQINWNRNNTTNSMATPDIDAEDADAHRDTGMFWQVREPGADSAMITRSWSHGSFSLDRVYDGSSQTILLSENSHAGLANAGPKANWASPNWRRCTFVLPIAPYDQGPANYRNPFDSISKASSSIGVSSVVNGTAAGLGSENDVRFAAPNSQHPNGVNVAWVDGSVGFVSEDIAPSVYARLVSPAGSRPRSPESAIETQEDLSDQDF
- a CDS encoding vitamin K epoxide reductase family protein encodes the protein MPSPLRLAVICSDDDGLKTTSETPAFHAPIDDGQGPPSGSPPSGPSGSVRWFLRILCTIALAVSAYLAWTAFNASPVFGCTGDVFNCGHVLTSAWSKWFGIPVSVPAVGLYASLLAVLVFVGPNSPESLRVLAWKSLTAGAVAAGIAALWFIGLQVFVIGHLCPYCLVAHTCGLLLVATVLMQKQISWKSIRQFGGAGAACSAVLIIGQLLTPPPQTFVVEEFDLPASGSSSSEMLASPDADIFAPPGDEIFAAPGEIEAAPVFESPVADATAVFEAPFIEPAPGDSSPASARDPDSPVVESRDTKSSASNPSVSRSGSDTPEIEPRQPAAASAEKDETLPVISSVLTIIPGAIRSTNHILIAFADETTKSDEATSTEGTKAQQPETEEAAGEAEPRIVSVAGDKFRLNAAQWPMVGKCDAKYIMVEMFDYTCPHCRNTHRTIKKACEKYGDDFAIIMLAVPLNPRCNNAISSTGHADACELAKLAVAVWRVSPQQFAEYHNWMFYAGRNRTAGEARTKAEQLVGRQPLQDELNRGIPDQYIQRHVDLYRKVGAGAVPKLMFPRSIMTGEVNSVASLSSAIEKN